One Antiquaquibacter oligotrophicus genomic region harbors:
- a CDS encoding single-stranded DNA-binding protein has product MAGETIITVVGNLTADPELRYTQSGLAVANFTIASTPRTFDRASNDWKDGEALFLRASCWREFAEHVAGSLTKGSRVIATGRLKQRSYETKEGEKRTSIELEVDEIGPSLRYATAQVTRAASSRDGGAPRGGGQVAEEPWAASAPGSSSDSWNTPGNYPDETPF; this is encoded by the coding sequence ATGGCCGGCGAGACCATCATCACCGTTGTGGGTAACCTCACGGCTGACCCCGAGCTGCGGTACACGCAGTCCGGGCTTGCGGTCGCCAACTTCACCATCGCCTCGACCCCGCGCACGTTCGATCGCGCGAGCAACGACTGGAAGGACGGCGAGGCACTGTTCCTCCGCGCGTCCTGCTGGCGTGAGTTCGCCGAGCACGTCGCCGGATCGCTCACGAAGGGCAGCCGCGTCATCGCGACCGGTCGCCTGAAGCAGCGCTCCTACGAGACGAAGGAAGGCGAGAAGCGTACGAGCATCGAGCTCGAGGTCGACGAAATCGGCCCGAGCCTGCGCTACGCGACCGCACAGGTCACTCGCGCCGCGTCATCTCGTGACGGTGGTGCTCCGCGCGGTGGTGGCCAGGTCGCCGAAGAGCCGTGGGCAGCCAGTGCCCCCGGATCGTCGAGCGATTCGTGGAACACCCCGGGCAACTACCCCGACGAGACTCCGTTCTAA